The Chitinophaga pinensis DSM 2588 region TGACATTACAGTCAAGACTGGCTTCCAAACAATTGACTCCATTGTTACAGGGCGCCTGGGGTATCCATAACAGTGCGGATACCAAAGCCCTGATCAGCGACCTGCTGACCTTACCCGTGACGCAGAAACAGGCTTTTATATCGGCCGAACAGCTGACAGATGATGGGCTCTATCAGCGTATTAAGGACAACTGTGAGAAGGCTTTTGCGCAGCACAACCTCTATTTCAGTAAAGCGTATTTTGACGGCGTACAGGACCTGGCAGCCTGGGATATTGAACGGGCCGGCCTGATTACCCGTTATGCTTTCAACACCGGCTGGTTAACGCAGGAGGAAGCCCTGGATGCCCTGAAAGCCCTGCACAAACTGGCTAAACAGCATTATACCAACTGGCTGGATTATTACCTGGGCTATCTGAAAGGCCGGACCATCATCTTTGATCCTTCCATAGATCATGCACTGGACTACATCTTTGCCCTGGGCTCCTTCTATAAAGACGATTTCTTCGTGATCTCTCATCCGTTGTAACATTATTCCTTTGATCCTTTGTTTTGCCCCAATAGACCGGTATAGAGCCTTTCCGGCTTTATACCGGGTTTCTACCTGATTCACCTGTTCCTGGCAGCGCAGTCGAAAATACCGGTATCCCGGTATTCTTATTTGTTCGCATCTGCCTTAATTTTGCCATATGTTTAGTAAACAGCCCTTTATTATCTGTCTTTTTTTATTGGCCGTCTTTTGTAGCTCCTGTTTTGAAGTGATTGAAGATGTGACGGTGAAGAAAGACGGCTCCGGAAACATGAAACTAACCCTGAATTTCAGCCAGAGTAAGACAAAGATCGCCACCCTCCTGATGATGGACAGCATCCGTGGACATAAAGTACCCGGACGCCCTGAGATTGAAGAAAAGATGCAGGAAGCAGCCGCGAAGCTGAAAACCATGAAAGGGATCACCAATGTGACCCAACAAACGGATTTTAACAATTATATTGCCACTATCAGCTTTTCTTTCAGAAATACTTCCGATATTAACAACCTGACGAAAAAGCTGCTGGACGAATATGAAGTTAACACCAATATAGCCGCCACCTATTCCTACGATCAGGAAAAGGCGAAGTTTACCAGGGACTATAAATACTCCAACGAAGTAAGAGAGCAATTCAGTAAAATGAAGGAGAAGGACAAAGAAGTGCTCAAAGCAGCCTCCTATATCAGCATCTTCCGGTTCGAGAACGTCATCAGCAGTTACAGTAACCAGGCAGCCAGACTGGCCAAAAACCAGCAGGCAGTCATGCAGCGTCTCCCCCTGTATGACCTGGTAAGTGGTAAGGCGGACATTTCCAATCAAATACAATTATCAAAATAGCATGAAACGAGTTTTGCAATTGATAGCGCTTGCTACCTGCACCGGATTAACAGCTTCCGCGCAGGACTTAGCCTATAAAATCCCCGAAAAAGCATTTACGGTCGCTTCTATTAAAAGCGGACAATTATTCCGCCTGACCACAGTGAAGGATGTCAACAAGTCCCTGCTGGGAAAAAAACTACTGGAATCAATCGCCCAAAGCACCCGGCAGGATTATAAAAGCATCGAGGACCTGGGTTTCAGTCTCACTGCGAATAGTTACTACTATTCCCAGCTGACTGACAGTATCGATTATACCTGTGTACTGATCCCGATTGCAGATCCCAATAAAGTAGACGCTTTGTTCCGTACCAGCCAGGAACCAGTGCTGGAGCAGAACAGCATCAATATATCAATGCGTCCGAGCGCGAAAAGCGTGGTGGCCTGGAATAAACAGTTTGTGTTCCTGACCTATGGTCGTGCAAAAGACAACTTCTTCGCTGATTCTGCCCGCGCTGCGAGATATGGTATCGAACTGGCCGCTGATCCTTATGTGGATGCAGCTGAGCCTATCGCCATCACAGATTCTGCAGCAACAGCGACTTATGATGAACCTGTCATCGTAGAAGCCCCCTCACCTGTGCCGGATACGATCCCGACAACCGTACCCGATGACGCTCCGCCGCCACCGGTTGTTGATTTCAATT contains the following coding sequences:
- a CDS encoding DUF1266 domain-containing protein — protein: MFGFFKTKPVRDEFYQQHKLADGWEPYLNIGALLTEGNLRRDSLTLQSRLASKQLTPLLQGAWGIHNSADTKALISDLLTLPVTQKQAFISAEQLTDDGLYQRIKDNCEKAFAQHNLYFSKAYFDGVQDLAAWDIERAGLITRYAFNTGWLTQEEALDALKALHKLAKQHYTNWLDYYLGYLKGRTIIFDPSIDHALDYIFALGSFYKDDFFVISHPL